Within the Metasolibacillus fluoroglycofenilyticus genome, the region ATTTCTGTAAAGAAGAGAGTGCTTTTATAAGCACTCTGCATAATGTTATTCGACGTCGTAGCCTTGATCGTCAATTGTTTCCTTGATTTTTTCAACTGAAACCTGCGATTCATTAAAAGATACAGCAACTGTTGCTGCCTCTAAATTCACAGTTACTTGCTCAACACCTGCAAGTTCTCCAACGCTTCCTTCAACCGCTTTAACGCAATGACCACATGACATTCCTTTAACATTTAACGTTACATTTTGCATAATAAATTCACTCCTTATTTTTTCATTAATTTATGGATTGTTACAACTAATTCATCAATGATTGCATCATCACCTTGTGATAGGCGATCAACAACACAGCCTTTTAAATGACCTTCAAGTAAAATTTTTGCGACGCTGTTGAGTGCAGATTGTGTTGCTGATAGCTGTGTAATGACATCATCACAATATACATCCTTTTCAATCATCCCTTTGATGCCGCGAATTTGACCTTCAATACGATTTAAACGTGTCGTCAAGTCTTTTTTCACAGACTCAGGATGGTGACTTTGTCGACAAGCAGTATTTTCATTCATATTATGAGTAGTCTGCTCCATTACGCTCGCCTCCAATCTTTAAATTCAATTTACCATACCTGTGTAGGGTATGTCAATGGGGGAGTTTTAAAAAAAATTTCTGTAATAGGGGAGAAGTGAATACCGCAAAATTTAATTTTGAAATAGTGGGTAAATATAATTTAGTTTGTTCATTTAAAAAATATATAACAGCACTTTAAATAAAAAAGTTGTCTGAAAAGTTGCGTATAAGGCTACCTTCCAGACACTTCCTTGTATTATTCTAATAAGAATCAATAATATTTTCCATTGATTCCTCGTCTAAAGCGCCAATAAACTTTTCAATAATATTGCCATCTTCATCAATGAAAAAGGTTGTCGGGATTGTGATTACTTCATAAAGCTGACCTACCTCACCATCAATATCAAGTAAAACAGGGAATGTCAACCCGTAGCCATCTACAAAGCTTTCGGCGTTACTGACGGAATCAGATGCTGTTAAATTGACAGCCAGTACCGTAACATCGCCATCCTCATTATTTTCATGGAAATTTTGCAAATGTGGCATCTCTGCTTTACATGGAGGACACCATGTCGCCCAGAAATTTAAAATAACCTTTTGTCCTTTATAATCGGATAATGAAATAGTTGAGCCATCGATTGTTTCTAACGAGAAATCAGCAGCTTGCTCAGCGTTTTCACGTTTGTCCTTTTTGCCCATGGTGTTCGCCACATTGAACACGACAATGATAATAGCGATGGCAATAATGGCGATTGATATAATTTTTTTAACCATTTGTTCTCTCCTTTATTGTAAAAAGAATTGAGATAAAAATGAACACGCTAAATGTTAAAAGTTTCGTTAATGTTAGCGTATGCTGTAGCGATAAAGTTAGTAGTTCAATCATGAAAAATAGTAAAATCCATTGCTTATTCAGCTTGTTGCTTAATGATAAAATTAAAGCACTGATTCCAGCTTGGATTAGCGCAAATAAAAAGTTGCTCTGTAATAAATTAAAAATTGCTTCGAAAGCGTAAATATAGAGCAGTGCAGCACTGAAGGCTTGTCTTTTGATGGAAGGGTATTTTTTAGGTGCTAATAAAATAATGTAGATTGTTGCAACAAATAGCCCGAGCCAGTGCCCTTTAATTCCACCGTTAAAATAAAGCAATCCGAGTATGCTTTCCCAGTAGAATAGAATATAGCTTAATTTCCAAATAATCACGTAAATAACAATCGCATTGCTGAACCAACCATCTAGCTTTAGGGAAAGTAAAAAAGCTGCTGCTAAAAAGGCTATCCATAGCGCTGGAATAGAAATACCGAATAGTTGGAAATAGGTCATTATTTTAATGCATTTTCCATATGTTTTAATAGCTCAGAGGCAGAAATTGTTTGTTCTCCTCCGCCTTGTGCCAGCGCATCGCTACCGCCGCCTTTACCATTAATAATGGCTAAAGCAGTTGCCGCCACATTTTTCATGCTGAGCGTGACATTTTGCCCGCGTGCCGCTACGAATTGTAGCTTGTCTTCATTATTTGCAGCGAGTAGAGCAATGGCTTCCACATCAAGTTGTGTAATAAAGCGCGCTAGCTTTTGCAATGCTTGGATAGAGCGATTTTCAAAATGCATTGCTACGATATGCTGCTGTGCTCCCGCTAATAGCTCCTTAGCTTCATATTGTAATAAGGCTTCTTGTGCCTCAGCTAAGCTTTTATCCGTAGCTTTCGCGCTATCCATTACTTTTTTCAATGCTGTTGCTGCTTGCTCCTCGGGTACACTTAGCTGTCTAGCTACATCTGTCAGAACAGCCTTCCGCATTGCTAGCTCTTGTAACACACGTTCTCCACAAACAAAATGAACGCGAATTTGCTTTTTCATTTTTTCTGTCGCCATAATCTTTAATTGGCTAACTTGCCCAGTAGATGTAGGATGTGTACCACCACAGCCGTTATAATCGTAGTTTGGGATAATAACGAGGCGAATGTCCTCATCAACTGCTACATCTTTTCGTAAGTTATACTCAGTTAGCTCATCCTTCGTTACCCATTTTGTTTCAATTGAACGATTTTCTAAAATAATTTTATTCGCACGTGCCTCAGCATGTTGGAGCTGTTCCTCAGATATTTCTTCCGTATCAATATCTATGGAAACGAAGCCTGTTCCTAAATGGAAACTTGTTGTCGCATAGTTGAATAATTCGACAAAGGCGGCTGTTAAAATATGCTGGCCTGTATGCTGTTGCATATGGTCAAAGCGGCGCTGCCAATTAAGCTGGCCTGTTACCTCACCTAAAGCTAGCTGTCCATTCACATAGTGACGAATTTCTCCCTCTATTTTTTCGACATCTATCACCTCTACATCAT harbors:
- the copZ gene encoding copper chaperone CopZ, which gives rise to MQNVTLNVKGMSCGHCVKAVEGSVGELAGVEQVTVNLEAATVAVSFNESQVSVEKIKETIDDQGYDVE
- a CDS encoding metal-sensitive transcriptional regulator, with the translated sequence MEQTTHNMNENTACRQSHHPESVKKDLTTRLNRIEGQIRGIKGMIEKDVYCDDVITQLSATQSALNSVAKILLEGHLKGCVVDRLSQGDDAIIDELVVTIHKLMKK
- a CDS encoding peroxiredoxin family protein codes for the protein MVKKIISIAIIAIAIIIVVFNVANTMGKKDKRENAEQAADFSLETIDGSTISLSDYKGQKVILNFWATWCPPCKAEMPHLQNFHENNEDGDVTVLAVNLTASDSVSNAESFVDGYGLTFPVLLDIDGEVGQLYEVITIPTTFFIDEDGNIIEKFIGALDEESMENIIDSY
- a CDS encoding alanyl-tRNA editing protein; translated protein: MKDLLYYVDSTIQQFSAKILHIGNDGRDYVVLSNTAFYPTGGGQPHDTGWLNDVEVIDVEKIEGEIRHYVNGQLALGEVTGQLNWQRRFDHMQQHTGQHILTAAFVELFNYATTSFHLGTGFVSIDIDTEEISEEQLQHAEARANKIILENRSIETKWVTKDELTEYNLRKDVAVDEDIRLVIIPNYDYNGCGGTHPTSTGQVSQLKIMATEKMKKQIRVHFVCGERVLQELAMRKAVLTDVARQLSVPEEQAATALKKVMDSAKATDKSLAEAQEALLQYEAKELLAGAQQHIVAMHFENRSIQALQKLARFITQLDVEAIALLAANNEDKLQFVAARGQNVTLSMKNVAATALAIINGKGGGSDALAQGGGEQTISASELLKHMENALK